The following proteins are co-located in the Mesorhizobium sp. M1E.F.Ca.ET.045.02.1.1 genome:
- a CDS encoding glycine--tRNA ligase subunit alpha, whose amino-acid sequence MPNPALSEAAVTIDIPAHMHPSRSFQGLILTLHNYWADYGCVILQPYDMEVGAGTFHPATTLRALGPRRWNAAYVQPSRRPKDGRYGENPNRLQHYYQYQVILKPNPPNLQELYLGSLEAIGVDLLLHDIRFVEDDWESPTLGAWGLGWECWCDGMEVSQFTYFQQVCGIECAPVAGELTYGLERLAMYVQGVDNVYDLNFNGREGAEKVTYGDVFLQAEQEYSRHNFEFANTAMLLRHFEDAETECKALLAAGAPASNDNLAMHRMVFPAYDQCIKASHVFNLLDARGVISVTERQSYILRVRNLAKACGEAFLKTQAGGLAA is encoded by the coding sequence ATGCCCAATCCCGCGCTTTCCGAGGCCGCCGTGACCATCGACATTCCTGCCCATATGCATCCCAGCCGCTCCTTCCAGGGGCTGATCCTGACCCTGCACAATTACTGGGCCGACTATGGCTGCGTCATCCTGCAGCCCTACGACATGGAAGTCGGCGCCGGTACCTTCCACCCGGCAACCACTTTGCGCGCACTCGGTCCGCGTCGCTGGAATGCCGCTTACGTGCAGCCGTCGCGCCGCCCGAAGGACGGCCGCTACGGCGAGAACCCGAACCGGCTGCAGCACTACTATCAGTATCAGGTGATCTTGAAGCCGAATCCGCCGAACCTGCAGGAACTCTATCTCGGCTCGCTCGAGGCGATCGGCGTCGATCTGCTGCTGCACGACATCCGCTTCGTCGAGGACGATTGGGAAAGCCCGACGCTCGGCGCCTGGGGCCTCGGCTGGGAGTGCTGGTGCGACGGCATGGAAGTCTCTCAGTTCACCTATTTCCAGCAGGTCTGCGGCATCGAATGCGCGCCGGTGGCGGGCGAGCTCACCTATGGGCTGGAGCGGCTCGCCATGTATGTGCAGGGCGTCGACAATGTCTACGACTTGAACTTCAACGGCCGCGAAGGTGCGGAAAAGGTCACCTATGGCGACGTCTTCCTGCAGGCCGAGCAGGAATATTCGCGCCACAATTTCGAATTCGCCAACACGGCGATGCTGCTTCGGCATTTCGAGGACGCCGAGACCGAATGCAAGGCGCTGCTTGCCGCAGGCGCGCCCGCGTCGAACGACAATCTGGCGATGCACCGGATGGTCTTCCCGGCCTACGACCAGTGCATCAAGGCAAGCCATGTCTTCAACCTGCTCGACGCGCGCGGCGTGATTTCCGTCACCGAGCGCCAGAGCTACATCCTGCGCGTGCGCAACCTGGCGAAGGCTTGCGGGGAGGCGTTCCTGAAGACGCAGGCGGGCGGTCTGGCGGCTTAA
- a CDS encoding GNAT family N-acetyltransferase, producing the protein MPGQLTVRPIARQDYEQWLPLWDGYNASYGRSGATALAGEITQMTWSRFFDAYEPVHALVAERDGTLLGLVHYLYHRSTTAIAPNCYLQDLFTSQAARGRGIGRALIEGVYEGAKAAGAGRVYWLTHETNHTAMKLYDKIGEKSGFVVYRKLF; encoded by the coding sequence ATGCCAGGTCAACTCACCGTCCGCCCCATCGCCCGGCAGGATTACGAGCAGTGGCTGCCGCTCTGGGACGGCTATAACGCCTCCTACGGCCGCTCGGGCGCAACCGCGCTTGCTGGCGAGATCACGCAGATGACCTGGTCGCGCTTTTTCGATGCCTATGAGCCGGTGCATGCGCTGGTGGCGGAACGCGACGGCACCCTTCTCGGCCTCGTCCACTATCTCTATCACCGCTCGACCACGGCGATCGCGCCGAACTGCTATCTGCAGGACCTCTTCACCTCGCAGGCCGCGCGCGGCCGGGGCATCGGCAGGGCGCTGATCGAAGGCGTCTACGAAGGGGCCAAGGCAGCGGGCGCGGGCCGCGTCTACTGGCTGACGCACGAAACCAACCACACCGCGATGAAACTCTATGACAAGATCGGCGAGAAATCCGGCTTCGTCGTCTATCGGAAGCTGTTCTAG